Sequence from the Spirochaetota bacterium genome:
TTTTATAGGCGGAAATATATCTATCAAATGGAGGTTCGCATTTAAGGACATATTTAGTGAATTAGACAAAGTACCAATAAAAAATATATTTATAAAAGTACTTAAATATACTTTTATAATTGAAGGTATAATCTCAATTATACTTTTTTCAGTATTTATAAGAGATTTTCCAATTGGTAAAGCGGTAGAACATTCAATCTTTCATGCAGTTTCAGCATTCTGTAATGCTGGTTTTTCAACCTTTTCAAACAGCCTTGAAGGTTATAGAAACAATATTATCGTAAATTTATCAATATCAATAGCAATAATACTCGGCGGGCTGGGATTTCTCGTGCTTAATGAGCTGTTCGGAATCAGGTTAAGAGCTGCTGATATATTTTCACAGTTGTCAATTCATACACGATTGGTAATCATAGTAAGCATCCTGCTTATTAGTTTTGGAATGGCTGGGATCCTAATGTTAGAACTCAATTATTCACTTAGAGATATCAGTTTAGGTGAATCAATTCTGATTTCTTTTTTTCATTCAGTGACCTGCAGAACAGCGGGATTCAATACCATTGATATATCTGCATTGAGAGAGAGCACGCATTTTTTAATAATAATTTTAATGTTCATTGGCGGTTCACCTGGCTCAATAGCGGGCGGTATTAAAACAACTACTATTGCGGCAATCGCTTTATTGATATTTTCTAAACTGAAAGGCAGAAATCAGACAATCTTATGGGGAAGAGCGTTAGATCGTGATACAATTGATAAAAGCACAACTCTTATTATCTTATCTATTATATTTCTTTCTATAAGTATATTTTTAATGCTAATAATAAGAGATTTTGATATAGGACATTCTTTTGTCTCCGTTGTATTTGAAAGTGTATCCGCTTTTGGGACTGTCGGTCTTTCCATGGGAATTACCACAGAATTACCTCCAATGGGAAAAATAATTCTATCACTTGTAATGTTAATCGGTAGACTTGGACCACTGGCTCTGATCATGGCAATAACTTCAAACAAAAGGAATATATACATTGAATATCCAACAGAGCATATTATAATCGGATAATAATTATGAAAAAAAAATTCTTTGTAATAGGTCTTGGAAATTTTGGCTTTAGCCTTGCTAAAACACTTGAGGGAAATGGATGTGAGGTATTGGGCATTGATACTTCCAGAGAGTTAGTTGAGAGATCAATGGATTATCTCAGCCATGCAGTTATAGGCGATGCTTCAAACAAAGATACATTAAAATCGTTAATGGAAACTGATTTCGATGGCGCGATTGT
This genomic interval carries:
- a CDS encoding TrkH family potassium uptake protein; translated protein: MPKQKLQFKFKDKELRFISFTPIQKFILSFIALIIGGMLLLLLPCATIKGITIIDAIFTSTSAVCVTGLIVLDTAADFTLFGRLMILILIQLGGLGIMTFSFGLLSFIGGNISIKWRFAFKDIFSELDKVPIKNIFIKVLKYTFIIEGIISIILFSVFIRDFPIGKAVEHSIFHAVSAFCNAGFSTFSNSLEGYRNNIIVNLSISIAIILGGLGFLVLNELFGIRLRAADIFSQLSIHTRLVIIVSILLISFGMAGILMLELNYSLRDISLGESILISFFHSVTCRTAGFNTIDISALRESTHFLIIILMFIGGSPGSIAGGIKTTTIAAIALLIFSKLKGRNQTILWGRALDRDTIDKSTTLIILSIIFLSISIFLMLIIRDFDIGHSFVSVVFESVSAFGTVGLSMGITTELPPMGKIILSLVMLIGRLGPLALIMAITSNKRNIYIEYPTEHIIIG